A single window of Nicotiana tomentosiformis chromosome 1, ASM39032v3, whole genome shotgun sequence DNA harbors:
- the LOC138903154 gene encoding uncharacterized protein, which produces MRSNPGQRDPNFWCEYHGTNSHQTEDCRYLHEEVATLLKNGHLRKCLCDRAKNNYVRNRDNAEPSKAGEDPPCLMINMIFGGNEINGVTFLAEKKTKVLVSHNKRLWKIAEDDITFTEEDMDGLLLPYNDALVISLNVLDLKIKRVLVDPGSSTNIILWRVLEQAKLTGNIIPATTLLAVFNMASVITGGEILLPTNGEGVMKMTLFEVVDDDISYNIILGRPWLHEMKVVPLTYHQLLKFLTPEGVKQIRGDQPAAREMNAILVSSSKGKEHAT; this is translated from the coding sequence ATGAGATCTAATCCCggccagagggatcctaatttttggtgtgaataccatgggacaAACAGTCACCAGACTGAGGACTGCCGGTATCTGCACGAAGAGGTGGCGACATTGCTGAAAAACGGCCATCTCAGGAAATGTTTATGCGACCGGGCTAAAAACAACTACGTTCGCAATCGTGATAATGCAGAGCcttcaaaagcaggagaagatcccccATGCCTgatgatcaacatgattttcggggggaacgagattaacggggttACATTTTTGGCGGAAAAAAAGACGAAGGTATTAGTGTCCCACAATAAAAGACTCTGGAAAATTGCTGAAGATGACATTACTTTTACGGAGGAAGACATGGATGGACTGCTACTGCCGTATAACGATGCCCtagtaatctctttaaatgtcttagatttaaaaattaaacgtgttctggtggatccaggaagttcgacCAATATTATCCTATGGAGAGTGTTGGAGCAAGCCAAGCTCACTGGAAATATCATTCCGGCCACAACACTCCTCGCCGTGTTCAATATGGCAAGCGTGATAACCGGGGGAGAGATCTTGCTACCCACGAATGGCGAGGGGGTGATGAAGATGACCCTTTTCGAGGTAGTAGACGACGATATAAGTTACAACATCATCCTGGGGAGACCATGGTTGCACGAAATGAAGGTTGTGCCATTAACATATCATCAGTTGCTGAAATTTCTAACTCCCGAGGgagttaaacaaataagaggtgaccaaccggcagcaagagagatgaatgcaatcttagtctccagtagcaaagggaaggagcatgcgaCATAG